The Bernardetia litoralis DSM 6794 genome includes a window with the following:
- the lhgO gene encoding L-2-hydroxyglutarate oxidase has protein sequence MKYDIIIVGGGIVGLATAYQLLLARPSLKLLLIEKENAIAKHQTGNNSGVIHSGIYYKPKSLKATNCIRGYGMLLDFCEKENIAFDKCGKIIVATKNEELPALKTIYDRGLENGLTGMINIKKEEIADYEPHVKGVAGIFVPQTGIIDYKTVCQKLAQKIEKLGGYIHLSEKVEDIKLNDEKNGNSTFAKVITSNSEYQTSLVVNCAGLYSDKVTKMTMPDAPIKIIPFRGEYYKLVPEKKHLVKNLIYPVPDSNFPFLGVHFTRMINGEVEAGPNAVLAYKREGYKKTDISIPELLETLTFRGFQKVALKYWKTGFGEIHRSYSKDAFTKALQELIPEVQKQDLITANAGVRAQACDKDGGLLDDFKILEKQGVINVVNAPSPAATSSLSIGKTISEMALSRI, from the coding sequence TTATCAGCTTCTTTTGGCTCGTCCTTCCTTGAAACTTCTTTTGATAGAAAAAGAAAATGCTATTGCAAAACACCAAACAGGAAATAATAGTGGTGTTATTCATTCGGGAATTTACTACAAACCCAAAAGTTTGAAGGCTACAAATTGTATTCGTGGCTATGGAATGCTTTTAGATTTTTGTGAGAAAGAAAATATAGCTTTTGATAAATGTGGTAAAATTATCGTTGCTACAAAAAATGAAGAGCTGCCAGCATTAAAAACCATTTATGATAGAGGATTAGAAAATGGTCTGACAGGAATGATAAATATAAAAAAAGAAGAAATTGCTGATTATGAACCCCATGTAAAAGGAGTAGCAGGGATTTTTGTTCCACAAACAGGAATTATTGATTACAAAACGGTTTGCCAGAAACTAGCACAAAAAATAGAAAAACTTGGGGGATATATCCATCTCTCTGAAAAGGTAGAAGATATAAAGCTCAATGACGAAAAAAATGGAAACTCTACTTTTGCAAAAGTAATTACTTCAAATTCAGAATATCAAACAAGTTTAGTTGTAAACTGTGCTGGCTTGTATTCGGATAAAGTTACCAAAATGACAATGCCAGATGCGCCTATCAAAATAATTCCGTTTAGAGGCGAATATTACAAACTCGTTCCAGAGAAAAAACATCTAGTCAAAAATTTAATTTATCCTGTTCCAGATTCAAATTTTCCGTTTCTGGGTGTACATTTTACACGCATGATAAATGGAGAAGTAGAAGCAGGTCCAAATGCTGTTCTGGCTTACAAACGTGAAGGTTACAAAAAAACAGATATTTCAATTCCAGAGCTTTTAGAAACTTTGACTTTCAGAGGGTTCCAAAAGGTTGCTCTCAAATATTGGAAGACAGGATTTGGAGAAATTCATCGTTCGTATTCAAAAGATGCCTTTACAAAAGCATTACAAGAGCTAATTCCTGAAGTACAAAAACAAGATTTGATTACAGCCAATGCAGGTGTAAGAGCGCAAGCCTGTGATAAAGATGGAGGGCTTTTAGATGATTTTAAGATTTTGGAAAAACAAGGCGTTATTAATGTTGTCAATGCGCCTTCGCCAGCAGCAACTTCTTCGCTTTCTATTGGAAAAACAATTTCTGAAATGGCTTTGAGTAGGATTTAG